The following are encoded together in the Oncorhynchus kisutch isolate 150728-3 linkage group LG8, Okis_V2, whole genome shotgun sequence genome:
- the LOC109896150 gene encoding cyclic AMP-responsive element-binding protein 3-like protein 3, with translation MSVTEDVPDMDGADLLGILFQEGETGANDPFFPYGSGLENWLSKQDMLTGMDTEDFLSSLLEGENNIATSCPSQSPLGSDSGISDDSSTGGIVGQNLLAFTSSQGSDGDPAPSPGYSLSSPDYSNNPLMALELQAEYPQALTVQTDHSYYLLQEEDVDALQSVRAEKLDMDVFIDLDDLDSEGMEMEQDYSSEELPCAFSIEDSTQDNQADLFQFKKVVLTDEEKRLLAKEGAAIPSCMPLTKTEERTLKRVRRKIRNKQSAQESRKKKKVYVDGLENRVSICTAHNQDLQKKVQLLQKQNMSLIEQLMKLQGMMKMSTMKTTTTSTCVMVFLLSFCLIVFPSVNPFGRSPGQKEIYTPSSVVSRTLRSVAVDDTPDPLPLDYSEPGEEVDDAEPHSLLLVAKVENTKAMFTGGQNHTPDYQKVEQSESESGFNSNSSADVPSPGQAELKPGAGPVAGGLQEGSRDPVGTAVAYEVPGTKENWTDRKPTSIILQQHRSDEM, from the exons ATGTCAGTCACTGAGGATGTTCCTGATATGGATGGGGCGGATCTTCTGGGGATCCTGTTCCAGGAAGGAGAGACGGGAGCTAATGACCCCTTCTTCCCATATGGAAGTGGGCTAGAAAACTGGCTCTCTAAGCAAGAT ATGCTGACAGGCATGGACACTGAGGACTTCCTGTCCAGCTTGCTTGAGGGAGAAAACAACATTGCCACCTCCTGTCCCTCCCAATCTCCACTGGGCAGCGATAGCGGCATCTCTGACGACAGCAGCACTGGCGGCATAGTCGGACAGAATTTACTGGCCTTCACCAGCTCCCAGGGGAGTGACGGTGACCCTGCGCCCAGCCCAGGGTACTCCCTGTCCAGCCCAGACTACTCCAACAATCCCCTGATGGCCCTGGAGCTCCAGGCTGAGTACCCTCAGGCCCTGACCGTGCAGACAGACCACAGCTACTATCTGCTCCAGGAAGAGGACGTGGATGCTCTACAGAGCGTGAGGGCAGAGAAGTTGGATATGGATGTCTTTATTGATCTGG ACGACCTGGACAGTGAGGGGATGGAAATGGAACAGGATTATTCCAGTGAAGAACTACCCTGCGCTTTTTCCATAGAGGACTCTACACAGGACAACCAAGCGGATCTG TTCCAGTTCAAGAAGGTCGTCCTGACTGATGAGGAAAAGAGACTTCTTGCTAAAGAAGGAGCAGCCATACCGTCTTGCATGCCTCTTACTAAG aCTGAGGAGAGGACACTGAAGAGGGTGAGGAGAAAGATCCGCAACAAGCAGTCGGCccaggagagtaggaagaagaagaaggtgtATGTGGATGGCCTGGAGAACAG GGTTTCCATCTGCACTGCTCACAACCAGGATCTGCAGAAGAAGGTCCAACTGCTGCAGAAGCAAAACAT GTCTCTAATAGAGCAGCTGATGAAGCTGCAGGGCATGATGAAGATGTCTACCATGAAGACAACCACCACCAGCACATGTGTCATG GTGTTCCTGCTGTCTTTCTGCCTCATCGTCTTCCCCTCTGTCAACCCGTTTGGCCGCAGCCCTGGACAGAAGGAGATATACACCCCCTCCTCCG TTGTCTCCAGGACCCTGCGCTCTGTTGCTGTTGATGACACCCCAGACCCTCTGCCCCTGGATTACTCTGAGCCTGGGGAGGAAGTAGATGACGCTGAGCCTCACAGTCTCCTCCTAGTGGCCAAGGTGGAGAACACCAAGGCCATGTTCACTGGTGGGCAGAACCACACACCAGACTACCAGAAAGTGGAGCAGTCTGAGTCTGAGAGTGGGTTCAACAGCAACTCGTCTGCAGACGTCCCCAGTCCTGGTCAGGCCGAGCTGAAGCCGGGGGCCGGACCCGTGGCTGGGGGCCTGCAGGAGGGATCCAGGGATCCAGTGGGAACGGCTGTGGCTTATGAGGTTCCAGGGACCAAGGAGAACTGGACTGACAGGAAGCCTACATCTATCATTCTGCAGCAACACCGCTCGGACGAGATGTAA
- the LOC109896151 gene encoding growth arrest and DNA damage-inducible protein GADD45 gamma-like, with protein MTLELEEIFGQESALDATDRVQSAGTALEELLVSAKKQDYLTVGVYESAKIMNVDPDNVAFCVLATDEEYECDIALQIHFTLIQAFCFDNDINVVRVNDIERLAELVGTEEAGEPKDAHCILVTSPGAESWKDPALDKLHLFCEESRSVYDWVPTITLPER; from the exons ATGACACTGGAACTAGAAGAGATTTTTGGACAGGAGAGCGCACTCGACGCCACAGATAG AGTGCAAAGTGCAGGCACAGCCCTGGAGGAGTTGTTGGTGTCTGCAAAGAAGCAGGACTACCTTACCGTTGGAGTCTATGAGTCTGCCAAAATTATGAATGT TGATCCAGACAATGTGGCATTCTGCGTTCTGGCGACAGACGAGGAGTACGAATGCGACATCGCTCTCCAGATCCACTTCACCCTCATCCAGGCTTTCTGCTTCGATAACGACATAAACGTGGTACGCGTTAACGATATCGAGCGCCTGGCTGAACTCGTGGGCACAGAAGAGGCTGGCGAACCCAAGGACGCACATTGCATTCTTGTCACG aGCCCTGGTGCTGAGTCATGGAAAGACCCTGCTCTGGACAAACTGCATCTGTTTTGTGAGGAGAGCCGCAGTGTGTATGACTGGGTTCCCACCATCACTCTCCCTGAACGCTGA